One Chanodichthys erythropterus isolate Z2021 chromosome 22, ASM2448905v1, whole genome shotgun sequence DNA window includes the following coding sequences:
- the LOC137012316 gene encoding zinc finger protein 501-like — MEFEEEPCSMRDEETEEQTIVVWLFVLCCLVLFLLGVPVVSSPVPVRCSLSGPWIIIIIITSLHNHLPIISIPASPEIRHYYGNTVIPKTKKNFTHKKGGKSGVKGPFTCSECGKRYTRKPDLNRHMRFHTGENLLTCTQCGKDFTEKGKLDVHMRVHTGERPFGCTQCGNSFVDKACLKEHMTVHTGEKPFTCTQCGKSFAQKRVLNNHLRSHSGVRTFSCDQCDKTFVSSTYLRRHLKVHTGVKPHICSFCEKGFIDLQKLKDHERIHTGVKPYVCSDCEKTFTTSSGLKVHQRIHTVEKLYKCSHCGKGFSSSSYLKSHEKIHTGEKPHQCSSCGKSFNYLPNLQLHIKKKRCPK; from the exons atcgttgtttggttgTTTGTGCTGTGTTGTCTCGTCCTGTTCCTGCTCGGAGTTCCAGTCGTGTCTTCTCCTGTTCCAGTTCGGTGTTCTTTGTCTGGACCTTggattattatcatcatcatcacttcTCTGCACAACCATCTACCGATCATCTCAATCCCTGCGTCACCAGAGATCCGCCATTACT ATGGAAACACAGTCATTCCCAAGACTAAAAAGaatttcacacacaaaaaaggtgGGAAATCTGGAGTCAAAGGACCTTTCACCTGCTCTGAGTGTGGAAAGAGGTACACACGTAAACCAGACCTTAACAGACACATGAGatttcacactggagagaatcTGTTAACATGCACTCAATGTGGAAAGGATTTCACAGAGAAAGGAAAGTTGGATGtacacatgagagttcacacagGAGAAAGACCGTTCggatgcactcagtgtggaaataGTTTTGTTGACAAAGCATGTTTAAAAGAGCACATGacagttcacactggagaaaaaccgttcacatgcactcagtgtggaaagagttttgctCAGAAAAGAGTTCTCAACAATCATCTGCGCTCTCACTCTGGAGTGAGAACATTCAGCTGTGATCAGTGTGATAAAACATTTGTTTCGTCAACATACTTAAGAAGGCACCTTAAAGTTCATACTGGTGTGAAGCCTCACATTTGTTCTTTTTGCGAAAAGGGTTTTATAGATCTACAAAAGTTAAAAGACCATGAGCGGATACATACTGGTGTGAAACCTTATGTTTGCTCCGACTGTGAAAAGACCTTCACTACATCCAGTGGCTTAAAAGTGCACCAGAGAATTCATACTGTAGAGAAGCTGTACAAGTGCTCACACTGTGGAAAGGGTTTCTCTTCGTCTTCATACTTGAAATCTCATGAGaaaattcatactggagaaaagccaCACCAGTGCTCTtcatgtgggaagagtttcaacTACTTACCTAATCTGCAGTTACATATTAAGAAGAAGCGTTGCCCAAAGTAG
- the LOC137013126 gene encoding gastrula zinc finger protein XlCGF57.1-like yields the protein MEFEEEPCSMRDEDTEEQTDPLEVNEDKQQMFQKPQIFKDEDGLVSHRWNSSSQKQAVKTGVKGAFTCSECGKSFRQKGKLTVHMTSHTGEKPFTCTQCGVRFLYKSKLEVHLRSHTGERPYSCNQCGKSFIQKGHLNVHLRVHNEEKPLTCTQCGKGFIQKIELNKHMRIHTGEKPFTCTQCGKSFAQKSSFKDHLRTHSGVRSFSCDQCDKKFVVSSNLRQHLTIHAAVKPHNCSYCGKSFSQMNSLKVHESIHTGVKPYMCFDCGKTFITSGALKIHQRSHTGEKPFKCSHCGKSFTQSGYKKDHERIHTGEKPHQCSSCGKRFTCSSYLLSHKKKCCPRVSK from the exons ATGGAGTTTGAGGAAGAACCCTGCAGTATGAGAGATGAAGATAcagaggaacaaacag ACCCATTGGAAGTGAATGAAGACAAACAGCAGATGTTTCAAAAACCTCAAATTTTCAAAGATGAAGATGGCTTAGTTTCACACAGATGGAATAGTTCTTCACAGAAACAAGCTGTAAAAACTGGAGTCAAAGGAGCGTTCACCTGCtctgagtgtggaaagagtttcagacaGAAAGGAAAGCTTACTGTGCACATGACATCTCACACCGGAGAAAAACCATTCACGTGCACTCAGTGTGGAGTGAGATTCTTATATAAATCAAAGCTCGAAGTTCACTTAAGatctcacactggagagaggccTTATTCATGtaatcagtgtggaaagagtttcattcaGAAGGGACACCTAAATGTGCACCTGAGAGTTCACAATGAAGAAAAACCGTTaacatgcactcagtgtggaaagggtTTCATTCAGAAAATAGAATTAAATAAGCACAtgaggattcacactggagaaaaaccgttCACATgtactcagtgtggaaagagtttcgcTCAGAAAAGCTCTTTCAAAGATCATCTACGCACTCACTCTGGAGTGAGATCATTTAGCTGTGATCAGTGTGATAAAAAATTTGTTGTTTCATCAAACTTGAGACAACACCTCACAATTCATGCTGCTGTGAAGCCTCACAATTGCTCTtattgtggaaagagtttttcacaaaTGAACTCTTTAAAAGTGCATGAGAGTATTCATACTGGTGTGAAACCTTATATGTGCTTTGACTGTGGGAAGACCTTCATTACATCCGGTGCCTTAAAAATACATCAGAGAagtcatactggagagaaacctttcaaGTGCTCAcactgtggaaagagtttcactcagTCTGGATACAAGAAAGATCATGAGAGAATTCATACGGGAGAGAAACCACACCAGTGCTCTTCATGTGGGAAGAGATTCACCTGCTCCTCTTATCTACTGTCTCATAAGAAAAAGTGTTGCCCGAGAGTGTCTAagtga